Proteins co-encoded in one Candidatus Manganitrophaceae bacterium genomic window:
- a CDS encoding urate hydroxylase PuuD, producing the protein MNPMALELFFRWGHFLAGIMWIGLLYYFNFVQGAFMKAAGPEAKADASKHLIPRALFFFRWAAALTWFFGAAILGSRGILGDAFMLRGAAAIIGMGAWLGTIMLFNVWVIIWPNQQKVLGLVQAAPEQKTKAARIAFLASRTNTMLSIPMLFFMASSSHAPASLFGAG; encoded by the coding sequence ATGAACCCAATGGCGCTTGAGCTCTTCTTTCGGTGGGGACACTTCCTCGCCGGGATTATGTGGATCGGACTTCTTTATTATTTCAATTTTGTCCAAGGGGCATTTATGAAAGCCGCCGGCCCGGAAGCGAAAGCCGACGCTTCCAAACACCTCATCCCGCGCGCCCTCTTCTTCTTTCGCTGGGCCGCCGCGCTCACCTGGTTCTTCGGAGCGGCGATTCTCGGCTCCAGAGGGATACTGGGCGATGCGTTCATGCTCCGTGGCGCCGCCGCGATCATCGGAATGGGCGCTTGGCTCGGCACGATCATGCTCTTTAATGTTTGGGTGATCATCTGGCCGAATCAACAGAAAGTCCTCGGCCTCGTTCAGGCAGCACCCGAGCAAAAGACCAAAGCGGCGCGGATTGCCTTTCTCGCCTCGCGCACCAACACGATGCTCTCGATCCCGATGCTCTTCTTCATGGCGAGCTCCAGCCACGCGCCGGCGAGCCTCTTCGGCGCAGGTTAA
- a CDS encoding superoxide dismutase codes for MKRGISSVRMLVAIFIFALFEGGGSVAVGATEAVETDPVVFTLEPSTHGNPEGVAFDRRTGAFFVGTVGDGTIYRGTLDHPTATPFIPGASGKSAAGMKVSHGKLYVAGAATGILSVFDLATKQPIASFDTGAGGFLNDLVVTKTGDVFVTDSFRPTLWHVTAAQVAAGSGTPEAIPVGPEIQYEAGAFNLNGIVAQKGGRELIVVQTSSGKLFRIDITPGTPTGRTIQPINVEPLVGGDGLLLDRGRLIVIQGVPPTLAFVQLRQGGLAGTVVARRTDPTLRGPSTIARARDLYLVVNADFATSTPPFTVSGLPVEADDEE; via the coding sequence ATGAAGCGGGGGATATCTTCGGTAAGGATGCTTGTCGCCATTTTTATTTTTGCACTGTTTGAGGGGGGAGGGTCGGTTGCCGTCGGCGCGACGGAGGCGGTCGAGACCGACCCCGTTGTCTTTACACTTGAGCCGTCGACGCATGGCAATCCGGAGGGGGTGGCCTTCGACCGGCGGACTGGGGCGTTTTTCGTCGGGACGGTCGGCGACGGCACGATCTACCGGGGGACGCTCGATCACCCGACAGCGACCCCTTTTATCCCGGGCGCCAGTGGAAAATCGGCCGCCGGGATGAAGGTGTCCCACGGAAAATTGTATGTCGCCGGCGCCGCCACCGGCATCCTCTCGGTCTTTGACCTCGCGACGAAGCAACCGATCGCCTCTTTCGATACCGGCGCGGGGGGATTTCTCAATGACCTCGTCGTCACAAAAACCGGCGACGTCTTCGTTACCGATTCATTCCGCCCCACCCTCTGGCATGTGACCGCGGCGCAGGTGGCTGCGGGGAGCGGCACGCCGGAGGCGATTCCGGTCGGGCCGGAAATTCAATACGAGGCCGGCGCGTTTAACCTCAACGGGATTGTCGCGCAGAAGGGGGGAAGGGAGCTGATTGTCGTCCAGACGAGCAGCGGGAAGCTGTTCCGCATCGACATCACACCCGGCACCCCGACCGGCCGGACGATTCAGCCGATCAATGTCGAGCCGCTGGTCGGCGGCGACGGTCTCCTTCTCGACCGCGGCCGGTTGATCGTCATCCAAGGGGTCCCGCCGACCCTCGCTTTCGTCCAACTGAGGCAAGGAGGACTCGCTGGCACGGTGGTTGCGCGACGGACCGACCCGACCCTCCGGGGACCCTCCACGATCGCCCGCGCACGGGACCTCTATCTGGTGGTGAACGCCGATTTCGCGACCAGCACCCCACCGTTTACGGTGTCGGGCCTCCCGGTCGAAGCGGACGATGAAGAGTGA
- a CDS encoding urate hydroxylase PuuD: MVSSETILPLLFRWIHFVAGITWIGLLYYFNLVQVPFMKETDATTKGGVVLKLVPRALWWFRWSALVTVLAGVFLLMTGRIFNTAIMIGGTLGVIMFLNVWLVIWPNQKVVIRMTGDAVATKTAPAPEMAKHARIAYLASRTNFYLSFPMLLFMGMSAHFPQF, translated from the coding sequence ATGGTCAGTTCGGAAACGATTCTTCCCCTTCTGTTTCGCTGGATCCATTTTGTCGCCGGGATCACCTGGATCGGCCTGCTCTACTACTTCAACCTCGTCCAGGTCCCCTTCATGAAAGAGACCGACGCGACGACGAAAGGGGGGGTGGTGTTGAAGCTCGTTCCCCGCGCCCTCTGGTGGTTTCGTTGGTCGGCGCTGGTGACGGTGCTGGCGGGCGTTTTCTTGCTGATGACCGGCCGGATCTTCAACACGGCGATCATGATCGGCGGGACCCTCGGCGTGATCATGTTCCTGAATGTCTGGCTGGTGATCTGGCCGAACCAGAAGGTGGTCATTCGGATGACCGGCGACGCCGTCGCGACCAAAACCGCCCCGGCGCCCGAGATGGCCAAACACGCCCGGATCGCCTACCTCGCCTCCAGAACCAATTTTTACCTCTCCTTCCCGATGCTCCTCTTCATGGGGATGTCGGCCCATTTCCCGCAGTTTTAG
- a CDS encoding ABC transporter ATP-binding protein, whose amino-acid sequence MTVPEGEFLALMGPSGSGKTTLLNLIAGIDRPTGGVLRVAGTELAALTESELARWRSRTIGFIFQFYNLLPVLTALENVELPLLLTPLSKQQRREHAAVALELVGLAERLQHYPKQLSGGQEQRVAIARAIVTDPPLLVADEPTGDLDRTSAEEIMNLLGRLNTEYGKTIVIVTHDPRAAERARKVVQLDKGTFA is encoded by the coding sequence ATGACCGTCCCCGAGGGAGAGTTCCTCGCGCTGATGGGGCCCTCCGGCTCCGGAAAGACCACCCTCCTGAATCTGATTGCCGGGATTGATCGGCCGACGGGGGGGGTGCTTCGCGTCGCCGGGACCGAGCTCGCCGCACTGACCGAATCGGAGCTGGCCCGGTGGCGGTCCCGAACGATCGGCTTCATCTTCCAATTCTATAATCTGCTCCCGGTCTTGACGGCGCTCGAAAATGTGGAGCTGCCGCTCCTTTTAACCCCGCTTTCAAAGCAGCAACGCCGAGAGCATGCCGCCGTGGCGCTGGAGCTGGTCGGGCTCGCCGAGCGGCTCCAGCACTACCCCAAACAGCTCTCCGGCGGACAAGAACAGCGGGTGGCGATCGCACGCGCCATCGTCACCGATCCGCCGCTATTGGTCGCCGACGAGCCGACCGGCGACCTCGACCGCACCTCCGCCGAAGAGATCATGAATCTCCTCGGCCGGTTGAATACTGAATATGGGAAGACGATTGTCATCGTGACGCACGATCCCCGCGCGGCGGAGCGGGCGAGAAAAGTGGTCCAACTCGATAAAGGAACGTTTGCCTGA
- a CDS encoding carbohydrate porin: MRTIPHILETYYNVQIRSALQAALDDQFVAHPAYNRARGPVSIFGARVYLEF; this comes from the coding sequence ATGCGAACGATCCCCCACATTCTTGAAACCTATTACAATGTTCAGATTCGGTCGGCGCTGCAGGCCGCGCTCGACGATCAGTTTGTCGCGCATCCGGCCTACAACCGGGCCCGCGGACCGGTCTCGATCTTCGGTGCGCGGGTGTATTTGGAATTTTAA
- a CDS encoding ATP-dependent Clp protease proteolytic subunit translates to MGISDLFWLFFMFTAIQPVLKQRLLENSRQRLLAQIEHRRGSRVILLVHRQETMSLLGFPIMRYIDINDSEAVVRACALTDPEVPIDLVLHTPGGLVLAALQIAHAVRNRKGKVTVFVPHYAMSGGTLIALAADEIVMSPHAVLGPIDPQLGQYPAASLLKVVEKKPIARIDDQTIIFADISEKAINQVRDSAKGLLMRSLTLEKAEEISCLLTTGTWTHDYPITLEGAQQLGLPVHSDMPSEILQLMSLYPQPVRRQPGVEYLPAPRRAGPSARGASQ, encoded by the coding sequence ATGGGAATCAGCGATCTTTTTTGGCTCTTCTTTATGTTTACGGCGATCCAGCCGGTATTGAAGCAGCGGCTCCTTGAAAATTCCCGGCAGCGGCTCCTCGCGCAGATCGAGCACCGGCGCGGCTCGCGGGTGATCCTCCTCGTCCATCGACAGGAGACGATGAGCCTGCTCGGGTTTCCGATCATGCGCTATATCGACATCAACGACTCCGAGGCGGTCGTGCGGGCCTGTGCTCTGACCGATCCGGAGGTGCCGATCGACCTGGTGCTTCACACGCCGGGCGGCCTCGTTTTGGCGGCGCTCCAGATCGCGCACGCCGTGCGCAACCGGAAGGGAAAGGTGACGGTGTTTGTCCCGCATTATGCCATGTCGGGCGGAACGCTCATTGCGCTTGCGGCCGATGAGATTGTGATGTCGCCGCATGCGGTGCTGGGGCCGATCGACCCACAACTCGGACAATACCCGGCCGCCTCGCTGCTCAAGGTGGTGGAGAAAAAGCCGATCGCCCGGATCGATGACCAGACGATTATCTTCGCCGACATCTCGGAGAAGGCGATCAACCAAGTTCGCGACAGCGCCAAGGGGCTGCTGATGCGGAGTTTGACGTTGGAGAAAGCCGAAGAGATCTCCTGTCTCCTCACCACGGGGACCTGGACCCACGACTATCCGATTACGTTGGAGGGGGCGCAGCAGCTGGGACTCCCTGTCCACTCGGACATGCCCTCCGAGATCTTGCAGCTGATGAGTCTCTATCCACAGCCGGTCCGGCGCCAACCCGGCGTGGAATACCTCCCGGCCCCCCGCCGCGCCGGACCTTCGGCGCGGGGAGCGTCGCAGTAG
- a CDS encoding ABC transporter permease: MIIPLNYSFRNLWTRRTTTFLTAGGIALVIFVFSAVLMLANGLEKTLVGTGSDKNAIVVRRGADSEFMSMLDRTAVNIIKSQPEIAADRDGKRLAAAEVVVLINLLKRGTNKPSHIEIRGVAPESLSMRTQVKLVEGRLWRPGLSEVVVGRAVAGRFQGLALGETVRFGMRDWTVVGIFEAEGAGFESEIWTDAEQLVQAFRRPVFSSITVRLASAGDFLSLKARLESDPRLTVAVEREKQYYAKQSEMMATFIRVLGLFVTVIFSLGAMIGAMITMYASVANRTTEIGTMRALGFPRRSILVAFLFESLLLAFVGGGVGILLASVLQFFSISTTNFATFAEIAFRFILSPSIIVESLLFSLVMGLFGGFLPAVQASRKKVVDAFRVS; the protein is encoded by the coding sequence ATGATTATTCCTCTCAATTACAGCTTCCGGAATCTCTGGACCCGGCGGACGACCACCTTCTTGACGGCGGGGGGGATCGCGTTGGTGATCTTCGTCTTCTCGGCGGTGTTGATGCTGGCGAACGGGTTGGAGAAGACGCTGGTCGGAACCGGGTCGGATAAAAATGCGATCGTCGTCCGGCGGGGCGCCGATTCGGAATTTATGAGCATGCTCGACCGGACGGCGGTCAACATCATCAAGAGCCAGCCGGAGATCGCCGCCGATCGGGACGGGAAGCGGCTCGCCGCCGCCGAGGTCGTCGTCCTGATCAATCTGCTGAAGCGGGGGACGAACAAGCCCTCTCATATCGAGATCCGCGGGGTCGCCCCCGAGTCGCTTTCGATGCGCACGCAGGTCAAGCTGGTGGAGGGGCGTCTCTGGCGGCCGGGGCTCTCCGAGGTCGTCGTCGGACGCGCCGTGGCGGGGCGCTTCCAGGGGCTTGCCCTCGGGGAGACGGTCCGCTTCGGGATGCGTGATTGGACGGTCGTCGGCATTTTCGAGGCGGAAGGGGCGGGGTTCGAATCGGAGATCTGGACCGACGCCGAGCAGCTCGTTCAAGCGTTCCGGCGGCCGGTTTTCTCCTCGATCACGGTCCGCTTGGCGAGCGCCGGCGATTTCTTGTCGCTCAAGGCGCGCCTGGAGTCCGATCCGCGGCTGACGGTGGCGGTGGAGCGGGAGAAGCAATACTATGCCAAGCAGTCGGAGATGATGGCGACGTTCATCCGGGTGCTCGGCCTTTTCGTCACGGTGATCTTCAGCTTGGGTGCGATGATCGGGGCGATGATTACGATGTATGCTTCGGTCGCCAATCGAACGACCGAGATCGGGACGATGCGGGCGCTCGGCTTTCCCCGGCGGAGCATCCTCGTTGCTTTTCTGTTTGAGTCGCTCCTCCTCGCATTCGTTGGCGGCGGGGTCGGCATCCTCCTCGCGTCCGTTCTCCAATTTTTCTCGATCTCAACCACCAATTTCGCCACCTTTGCCGAAATCGCCTTTCGTTTTATTCTCTCGCCGTCGATCATCGTTGAATCGCTCCTTTTTTCCCTTGTGATGGGTTTGTTCGGCGGGTTTCTTCCGGCGGTTCAGGCCTCTCGAAAAAAAGTGGTTGATGCGTTTCGGGTGTCTTAG
- a CDS encoding efflux RND transporter periplasmic adaptor subunit, whose product METKPSDLSRLKIDWKNTGAGSPPRRSRNVIWIALLLVGAVAAVIGVRAFSGAAKVVEGVTVSSIGPSQSVPFLNASGYVVAQRRAAVASKGTGRLVELRVREGDPVKKGEMIGRLESADVEAALARARANLNVAQSANDQAKAELDDATSNFERRKSLQEAGLVPQADFEIAQARFRRAKASLASGEAGVKAAEAAVRSAEVDVENTFIRAPFDGTVLTKNAEVGEVVAPFGSSTQVKAAVVTIADMASLQVEADVSESNIEKIHLNQRAEIALDAYPETKYEGVVQTIVPTADRAKATVLTKIRFVHRDNRVLPEMSAKVAFLSEPQADQGAKPRVTVQPGAIVTRKDRKVAFRIQGDRVEEIPVETGDPIGSQVEVKRGLAPGDRVVLNPSENLAPGDRVQVQQ is encoded by the coding sequence ATCGAAACCAAACCCTCCGATCTCTCTCGCCTTAAGATCGACTGGAAAAATACCGGGGCCGGATCTCCCCCCCGTCGAAGTCGCAACGTAATTTGGATTGCCCTCCTCCTGGTCGGAGCGGTGGCGGCCGTCATCGGCGTTCGGGCGTTCAGCGGCGCGGCGAAGGTGGTAGAGGGGGTGACCGTCTCCTCCATCGGCCCCTCCCAATCGGTTCCGTTCCTCAACGCCAGCGGGTATGTCGTCGCGCAACGGCGCGCCGCCGTCGCCTCCAAGGGGACCGGACGGCTGGTGGAGCTGCGGGTACGGGAGGGGGACCCGGTCAAAAAGGGAGAGATGATCGGCCGGCTGGAGAGTGCCGATGTGGAGGCGGCGTTGGCCCGTGCGAGAGCGAACCTCAACGTTGCGCAATCGGCGAACGATCAGGCGAAGGCGGAGCTCGATGATGCCACCTCCAATTTCGAGCGGCGGAAGAGCTTGCAGGAGGCGGGACTCGTCCCCCAGGCCGATTTTGAGATCGCGCAGGCGCGCTTTCGGCGTGCCAAGGCATCGCTCGCTTCGGGGGAGGCGGGAGTGAAGGCGGCGGAAGCGGCGGTCCGGTCGGCCGAGGTCGATGTGGAGAATACCTTCATCCGGGCGCCGTTCGACGGAACCGTTTTGACGAAAAATGCGGAAGTCGGAGAGGTGGTGGCGCCGTTCGGTTCGTCTACGCAGGTGAAAGCGGCCGTCGTCACCATCGCCGACATGGCGTCGCTTCAGGTCGAAGCCGACGTCTCCGAATCGAACATCGAGAAGATCCATCTCAATCAGCGGGCTGAGATCGCGCTCGATGCCTATCCTGAAACGAAATATGAAGGGGTGGTCCAAACGATCGTTCCGACCGCCGACCGGGCCAAGGCGACGGTCTTGACCAAGATCCGCTTTGTCCATCGCGACAACCGGGTCCTTCCGGAGATGAGTGCGAAGGTCGCCTTTCTCTCGGAGCCGCAGGCCGATCAGGGGGCGAAGCCGAGGGTGACGGTCCAGCCGGGGGCGATCGTCACCCGGAAAGACCGGAAGGTGGCATTTCGTATCCAGGGAGATCGGGTGGAGGAAATCCCGGTGGAGACCGGCGATCCGATCGGAAGCCAGGTCGAGGTGAAGCGGGGGCTCGCCCCCGGCGACCGGGTCGTCCTCAACCCTTCGGAAAATCTCGCCCCCGGCGATCGGGTTCAGGTTCAACAATAA
- a CDS encoding dihydrolipoyl dehydrogenase yields MKQFDVMVIGAGSAGRYGAKAAAKLGAKVGLVETGPFGGLCILKGCMPTKAYLRSSELMGLLKKAPEVGIYPGKPVDIRFDQIKKRKDKLIAEMADDAYQGVIRHPNITLLSGRAHFLSGKEIQVGEEHYVAEKFLIATGSRPMIPPIPGLEEAGYITSDEALTLESLPKSMVIIGGGVEGTEFGQFFVRMGVRVTLLQRSERILSHEDEDVSEALAEILRKDGIDLRTGVREVMIERDSEGEWISFEENERVERIEADLIMIATGRTGNVDGLRLEAAGVETHPLGIVANDFLQTTNPNIYAAGDVTGGAQIVNMATYEGDLAGTNMMKGPVRKADYRVFPRAIFSDPEFARVGLTERDAREQGIAVRVGKFPFSDLGKAIITDRTEGFIKILADPKSGEILGAEIVGAEASILIHQAAVAMHFRSTLEAYAQISHIHPSLAEIMLYLVDEMVGKE; encoded by the coding sequence ATGAAACAATTTGATGTCATGGTCATCGGAGCCGGGAGCGCGGGGCGGTATGGGGCCAAGGCGGCGGCGAAGCTTGGGGCGAAGGTCGGACTGGTTGAGACCGGACCGTTCGGGGGACTCTGCATTCTGAAGGGGTGCATGCCGACGAAGGCCTATCTCCGTTCTTCCGAGTTGATGGGGCTGCTCAAGAAAGCGCCGGAGGTCGGCATCTATCCGGGAAAACCGGTTGACATCCGATTCGATCAGATTAAAAAGCGGAAAGACAAGCTGATCGCGGAGATGGCCGATGATGCCTATCAAGGAGTTATCCGCCATCCGAACATCACCCTCCTCTCCGGCCGGGCGCACTTCCTGTCGGGGAAAGAGATTCAGGTCGGCGAGGAGCACTACGTCGCCGAGAAGTTTCTCATCGCCACCGGATCGCGGCCGATGATTCCGCCGATCCCCGGCTTGGAGGAGGCCGGCTACATCACCAGCGATGAGGCGCTCACATTGGAATCGCTCCCCAAATCGATGGTGATTATCGGCGGGGGGGTCGAGGGGACCGAGTTCGGCCAGTTTTTCGTTCGGATGGGGGTGAGGGTGACCCTTCTGCAGCGGAGCGAGCGGATCTTAAGCCACGAGGATGAAGATGTCAGCGAAGCGCTGGCGGAGATTCTGAGAAAAGATGGGATCGACCTTCGGACCGGCGTTCGCGAGGTGATGATCGAGCGGGATTCGGAAGGGGAGTGGATCTCTTTTGAAGAGAACGAACGGGTCGAGCGGATCGAGGCCGATCTGATCATGATCGCCACCGGCCGGACCGGGAATGTCGACGGGTTGCGGTTGGAGGCGGCCGGTGTGGAGACCCACCCGCTCGGGATTGTCGCAAACGACTTCCTTCAGACGACAAACCCAAACATCTACGCGGCGGGCGATGTGACGGGAGGCGCGCAGATCGTCAACATGGCGACCTATGAAGGGGATCTGGCCGGAACGAACATGATGAAGGGACCGGTCCGAAAGGCCGATTACCGGGTGTTCCCCCGCGCGATCTTCTCCGATCCGGAATTCGCCCGGGTCGGTCTGACCGAGCGCGACGCGCGGGAACAGGGGATTGCGGTGCGGGTCGGAAAATTTCCCTTCAGCGATCTCGGGAAGGCGATTATTACCGACCGAACCGAAGGGTTCATCAAGATCTTGGCCGACCCCAAAAGTGGGGAGATTTTAGGCGCGGAAATCGTCGGGGCGGAGGCGTCGATCCTCATCCACCAAGCGGCGGTGGCGATGCACTTCCGATCAACGCTGGAAGCGTATGCCCAGATCAGCCACATTCATCCGTCACTGGCGGAGATCATGCTCTATTTGGTCGATGAGATGGTCGGAAAAGAGTAG
- a CDS encoding alpha/beta fold hydrolase, whose amino-acid sequence MARLSLPNNEHLDYILTAPAQPTDTLFIYIHGFASHQHGEKALYFRDRVVERGFASLAVDLRGHGDSSGTIETMTLTRGLEDLAALLAGPAAPYERIVFIGSSMGGQLAAWTAARHPGRIAANFLIAPAFSFYENRLRDLGEADRRRLDQGGDLRVKNEWIDVTVGRRLIDDAKQYQIGRLLPTYRTPTLIVHGTADTTVFPEGSLDFVRRATVPPVDLLLIAGGDHRLTRQKEYLFELMLAFLHRIGFLS is encoded by the coding sequence ATGGCACGACTGAGCCTTCCCAACAATGAACACCTCGACTACATCCTGACCGCCCCGGCGCAACCGACCGACACCCTCTTCATCTATATTCATGGATTCGCCTCGCATCAACACGGAGAGAAAGCGCTCTACTTTCGGGATCGGGTGGTCGAGCGGGGGTTTGCCTCCCTCGCGGTCGACTTGAGAGGGCACGGAGACTCGAGCGGAACGATTGAGACGATGACCCTCACCCGCGGGCTGGAAGACCTCGCCGCGCTTTTGGCCGGACCGGCCGCGCCTTATGAACGGATCGTCTTCATCGGCTCGTCAATGGGAGGGCAGCTTGCCGCCTGGACGGCGGCGCGCCATCCCGGGCGGATCGCCGCCAATTTCCTCATCGCTCCCGCCTTCTCATTCTATGAAAACCGGCTGCGCGACCTCGGCGAGGCGGATCGGCGACGGCTCGATCAGGGGGGAGACCTTCGGGTCAAGAATGAATGGATCGATGTGACGGTCGGACGCCGGCTGATCGACGACGCGAAACAGTACCAGATCGGTCGGCTCCTGCCGACTTATCGGACCCCGACGCTGATCGTCCATGGGACCGCCGACACCACCGTCTTCCCGGAAGGGAGCCTCGACTTCGTCCGCCGCGCCACCGTCCCGCCGGTCGATCTTCTCCTCATCGCCGGCGGCGACCATCGCCTCACCCGGCAGAAAGAATACCTCTTCGAGCTGATGCTCGCCTTCCTCCATCGAATCGGTTTTTTATCTTAA
- a CDS encoding superoxide dismutase, whose translation MIQFQAEFKKNLKPKPIPGLSDKQLNDHFDVKYKGYVTKFNEIQKQLQEVNKSKANPNYSGVRELLVERLYCHNSIKLHEAYWQCLSGESDPPDQIKQMISEDFGSYDSWKEEFKACGLSARGWSVCAFDLDSGRIFNFLTDTHSIGAWNATPLMIMDMYEHAYYIDYASSVKTYVEEGFLPNMSWNYAAQVIERYRITDLRTSLGKAA comes from the coding sequence ATGATTCAATTCCAAGCCGAATTTAAAAAAAACTTGAAACCAAAACCGATACCGGGACTCTCCGACAAACAGCTTAACGACCATTTCGACGTCAAATACAAAGGGTACGTCACCAAATTCAATGAGATCCAAAAACAGCTGCAAGAGGTGAACAAGAGCAAGGCGAATCCGAACTATAGCGGTGTTCGCGAGCTGCTGGTCGAGCGGCTCTACTGTCACAACTCGATCAAGCTCCACGAAGCCTACTGGCAATGCCTCTCCGGCGAGTCCGATCCGCCCGATCAGATCAAGCAGATGATCTCGGAAGATTTCGGCTCCTATGACAGCTGGAAAGAGGAATTCAAAGCGTGTGGTCTTTCGGCCCGGGGCTGGTCGGTCTGCGCGTTTGATCTCGACAGCGGCCGCATCTTTAATTTCCTCACCGACACCCACTCAATCGGCGCCTGGAACGCCACCCCGCTCATGATTATGGACATGTACGAACATGCCTACTACATCGACTACGCCTCGTCGGTCAAGACCTATGTCGAAGAGGGCTTTCTTCCGAATATGAGCTGGAACTATGCGGCTCAGGTCATTGAACGATACCGCATCACCGATCTCCGCACCTCTCTGGGAAAAGCGGCGTAA
- a CDS encoding ABC transporter permease: MELFRLILKNTMRHPLRSILTVFGIAIAISAFGLIRTVIGAWYSGVEASAPNRLITRNAVSLGFSLPVAYREAIRGIPGVVDVTYAHWFGGIYIDEKHSQFPQFAVDTTNFSEMYPEFKLPPEQKAVFKQQRNAAVVGRKLAERFNWKVGDVIQMRGMIFPGDWEFTIRGIYTGAQKSTDETQFIFHYQYLDEKLKQTEPWRAGNVGWYVVKVKDPRQAAEVAEAIDLRFKNSLAETLTETERAFVLGFISMSETILVALRIISLVIIGVILLVLSNTMAMTARERLSEYAVLKTLGFGARHLVFLIVGESLLIAATGGLVGILITYPAAKGFERAMGDAMGAIFPAFDVATTTQILCALMAVAVGLAASAFPTWRAVQVRIVDGLRRVG, encoded by the coding sequence ATGGAATTATTCCGCCTCATCCTTAAAAATACCATGCGCCATCCGCTCCGGTCGATCTTGACCGTCTTCGGGATTGCGATTGCGATCAGTGCGTTTGGATTGATTCGGACGGTGATCGGCGCCTGGTATTCGGGGGTGGAGGCGTCGGCGCCGAACCGGCTGATCACCCGCAATGCCGTCTCGCTCGGCTTTTCGCTCCCGGTCGCCTACCGGGAGGCGATCCGCGGCATTCCTGGGGTCGTCGATGTGACCTACGCCCACTGGTTCGGTGGGATTTACATCGACGAGAAGCACTCTCAATTTCCTCAGTTCGCCGTCGATACGACGAACTTCTCCGAAATGTATCCCGAGTTTAAACTCCCCCCCGAGCAGAAAGCGGTCTTTAAACAGCAGCGGAATGCCGCGGTGGTGGGGCGGAAGCTCGCGGAGCGCTTTAATTGGAAAGTCGGCGACGTTATCCAGATGCGGGGGATGATCTTTCCCGGCGATTGGGAGTTTACGATTCGCGGGATCTACACCGGGGCGCAGAAGTCGACTGACGAGACGCAGTTTATTTTTCACTACCAATATTTGGACGAGAAGCTCAAGCAGACCGAGCCGTGGCGGGCGGGGAATGTCGGCTGGTATGTCGTGAAGGTGAAAGACCCGAGACAGGCGGCGGAGGTGGCCGAGGCGATCGATCTTCGGTTCAAGAATTCCCTTGCGGAGACCCTCACCGAGACGGAGCGGGCGTTTGTCCTCGGCTTCATCTCGATGAGCGAGACGATCCTGGTGGCCCTTCGGATCATCTCGCTCGTGATCATCGGGGTGATCCTCCTCGTCCTCTCCAACACGATGGCGATGACGGCGCGCGAGCGCCTCTCCGAATATGCCGTCCTCAAAACGCTCGGCTTCGGGGCGCGGCATCTGGTCTTCCTGATCGTCGGCGAGTCGCTTTTGATCGCCGCGACCGGCGGGCTCGTCGGGATTCTGATCACCTATCCGGCGGCGAAAGGGTTCGAGCGGGCGATGGGAGATGCAATGGGGGCGATCTTCCCGGCATTTGATGTGGCGACGACGACCCAGATCCTCTGTGCCCTGATGGCGGTAGCCGTCGGCCTCGCCGCCAGCGCCTTTCCGACTTGGCGGGCGGTGCAGGTGAGAATTGTGGATGGGTTGAGGAGGGTGGGGTGA